TGCGCGCCAGAAAATCAAAATTCTTTACTGCCTGTAGGTCTCTGTTCATCAGCATATCCCTCTGTGAGTTAACTTTTGGGTAAGTCATATGCTTCTGTTTTCAGTATCGGCCCGCCGGCGATTATTTATTGAACAATGAATGCGCTTTTTAGCAAAAAGATCGGGCCGTCTGGCGTCAACGATCGGCGACAGACTGCCGACGCCTTCCCTGCCATACCAATACAATCGCCGACAGGGCCAGCCACGGCAGGAGCAGTTCATTAAGTTTTTCCCAGCCAAGCCACTCGAGTAATGCCCCTGCGCTTAAAGAACAGCTCAGGCCAACAACGAAGATGGTCATATCATTGACCGCCTGCGCCACGCCCTTTTCCGCCGCAGAAAACGTGGTGGTTAACAGCGCAGTGCCCCCGATATAAAGGAAGTTCCACCCCAGCCCGACGAAGATCAGTGCGCTGGCAAACGAGGTGAAGCCGGTCCCCGTCAGCGCCAGCAGAATATCACAGCCAAATAGCACCACACCGGTCAGCATCACGCGAATACTGCCGAAGCGGGCAATCAGCTTGCCGGTAATGAAAGAGGGGAGAAACATTGCTAAAACATGCAGTTGAATAACACTGGAGGTTTGCGCCAGCGTATGGTGATGGTGCGACATCGCCAGAGGCGTGGCCGTCATCGCCAGAATCATGATGCCGTAACCTGTTGCCGCGCTAAAAAGCGCCGTCAAATAAGCAGGCTGACTGATAACCGCCCTCCAGGGCCGCGCCGGGGCATGATTAGCGACGGCTTCCCGGCTCGCGGGAACGGAAAGACGGGCAAGCAAAAGCACCGCAACAAAGGAGATTCCCGCCAGAATCATGAAGGATCCCAAATAGCGTGGCGTCATGAGATCGCTGCCGAATCGGGCAAGCAATGGTCCCGCCAGCGCCGCGACAATCCCGCCCGTCATAACCAGTGAAATAGCCTTGGGGCGGAAAGTATCGTTGGCCACTTCGCTGGCGGCAAAACGATAAAACTGAGCAAAAGACTGATACACCCCCACCAGCAACGTCCCGGCACACAGCAGCAGAAACGATCCAGACATAATCCCTAACCCGGCTATCACACCGCCAGCTATCCCCGCAGCGGCTCCGGTCATAAATCCGGTTTTTCGCCCCACTCTGGCCATCCACAGTGAAGCAGGAAAAGTCGTCAACGCAGTCCCGAGAAACATCGCGGCAATCGGCGCCGTAGCAAGCCCTGGCGAAGGAGTCAGCTGCCCACCCGCCAGGCCGCCAATCGTCATTACCAGCACTGAGACGGTCTGAAAAATCGCCTGGGCACCCACCAAAAGGAGCACCTGGCGGTACATGTTTTTATATGACATCGGATTTATCCCGTATAACATTGAACAATTCGCTGACGAAAAACCTTGCTCTGAAGGTGGGATTTTTCGTCATATTGCGCTATCATTTAAACATTCAATTGAATGATTGAATGCTGCTGTTAACGAGGTGAAGAGTCAATGAGTCAGCCGGATAAATTTTTGTATTCGCACCTCGGCGAACTGGCGAGGCTGCTGGGCAATGGCGCGAGGATTGAAATTCTGGAGCATCTCGCCGGAGGAGAACTGTCCGTTGAAATGCTGTCCGGGCTGACGGGTATGTCTACGGCCAGCACCTCGCAGCACCTGCAAAACCTTCGAAAAGGCAACTATGTGACCTCCCGGCGCGACGGTAAGCACATCATCTATCGCCTGGCTGATGGCCCGGTCAGAAGCGTGATTGCCAGCCTTCGCTGTTTTGCCGAATACCACAATGAGGCTATTCGCAGCATTGCTGCCGATTACCAGAATGCCAGCGAGAGGCTGGAACCGGTTAACCGTGATGAACTGTTAAGCCGTCTGGAAGCTGGTGCGGTAACACTGCTGGACGTCAGGCCAGAGGACGAATTTGGCGATGGCCATCTTCCCGGGGCCCTGAATATTCCACTCAAAGAGCTGGAGGCGCGCCTCGCCGAACTGCCCAAAGACAGAGAAATTGTCGCCTACTGCCGGGGAGCACACTGCATTCTTTCCGTCGAAGCCGTCGAATATCTGCGTCGAAAAGGCTACAGGATCCGTCGCTTTGATGCCGGCTACCCGGAATGGGTGGCCGCAGGTCTGGAGACAGAAGCTTAGCGCTGCCGCACCGGCCTTGTGAGCTGTGCCGCCTCCAGCGTTAACTTCGCGGCAGTAAACCTGTCGCTGCGCACGCCAAGAACCTCCTTTTCCCAGAGCGGATTCAGCGGGACGTGGTAGCCCGCGTTCTTGGCCTGCCGCACCAGCTCCGCAAGATCGTCTTTGTTGGCAATGATACACACCGGCTCGAAGCGCCCTATTTTACCCGGCAGCACGAACGTGGCCGGGTAGTTGCTCTCCGGATCGGTGACCGGGTTGGCGCTATCCGTCGCGTGATGCACCACTTTTTCCCCTTCCCCCACCAGCGCCTGGTTCAGCACGCCGATCATCCGGCGGGCACGCTCGCTCGCATTGCCTATTTCCTCATCGCTCTTACGGTAGAAGCTCGCCGGGTTGTCATAATCCCCGCGCAACGCCTGATGCTCCGGCAGCGTGCGGTAATTTTCCAGCCGCTGGCGAAATACCTGGTGGGACACATCCGGCACCTGCAAATTATCTTCCGGCCCTAACTCACTGACGTGCGGGGCGATGACCATCAGGTCATAATCTGCGGTGAAGGGCCGGGCTTCGGCGTGTGGGGCAAGCACCTGCAGAGGCGCGCCGTGATGAGAAATTCGATACCTCGCCTCTCCGCTGCCCGGCAGGCGTTGGGCCTCAAACGCATAGCGCTCGCCGCCCGGGCCACTGGCCCTGAGATGACTCAAACCCCGGCATTCTCTGGGGACAGTTTGTCGATAAGTCCCTGCGCAAACAGGTCGTGCAGGCGACTTTGCGACACGTCCAGCGGCACGGCAGCCGCATGCCCCTCGGCAATGCAGGCCTGCGTCTGCAGGTTAAACTTTGCGATCCGCTCCGGCGAGGCGTTCTCCAGCTTGCTAAACCGCTGCTCCACGCAGATAAAACCCGCCTGCGGCCCCCATGAGGCGCTTTTGCCCTTAATGTGAAAGCCTTTGGTCGGATGCCCGGCTTCAATCAGCGCCGTCGCCAGTTTGTCCACCGGGCGAACGCCAATGATGCAATTGTGCTCCGAGGCCACGCGCTGCAGCGGGATGAGGTGCGCAGGCACGATGCCGGTTTTGTCTTTGAGGTGTGAGACAAGCTGCTGGAGGTCAGTCCCGGGCGGTTGACTCGCCGCGGACAGGTGAGGTTCTGCAGGGCGATACGCCGCAGGGGTGGATCCAACTTTCATTTTACGGCCAGGCTCCCGGCGATAAACAACAAGCCATTGAGGCTGCGGCCGGGAAAAGGCGGCCTGGGCAGCATCACGCGAAAACATCCCCCAGGTGAATGCTCGCGGATTGCCCCGCCGCCCCTGGTTCCGGTTAAGTCTTGTCTTTCACCGTTTCGGTTCCACCGTTATTTTTCACCGAGGCAATACCTTTATCCCGGGACTGCTCCGTGGCGTACATCTGGCTGGTGCCAATCACCTGATGATTCCCGGCCTTGAGGTTGAAGTAAAACTTCCCGTTGCTGGCAACCTTCTTGTCATAGCGTTCATCCAGCGGGCTGTTGGTGCGCACGGAGGCAATACCGTTGTCCGCCGAGGCGCGGGTTTTATACAGCTCGCTGGTGAGCACCACTTCCCCGTTACCGGCCTTGAGCACGAACTTGAACTGCCCGTCACTACTTTTGCTTAATTCGAACCAACCAGACATGTTAACTCCTTGATTAAAATCATAAACAGTTAATAGATTGGGTGAACTACAAAAACAGTATGTACGAAAAACAATCAGTTCGCCCACTCCACCAGCCCCCCGGCGGGACAAATGTCCCGGCGACAATACGGATTTCAGATCCCGCTGGCAGTTTTCACGCTAATCTGTGGGCAACGCGGGACGGGCGTCCTGTCCTTATTTGACGGGAAATTTTATAGTGAACAGCATGAAAAACGAGAGCAGACCCGGCGACTGGCTGAGCGTCATTGAAAGAGTGACCGGCGACCCGGTGCTGTATGAACTGCTGAAGTATTGCCCGCTGGATATTCTGCGCAGCTGGCAGCTAAAACATTACCCTCGTGGTTCGCTGATTTTTCGCCAGGGGGAAATTTGCGATGAATTCCACCTGATCGTTAAAGGGGAAATCGACGTTTTTACCACCGCCGACGACGGGCGGAAGTACTCCCAGGCGCGCTATAAAAAAGGCGACATTCTGGGTGAGCTGGAAATCTTCGAGCGGCGGCAATACATCTGCTCGGTAGAAGCGGTTAGCGACGCGGCGCTATTAGTGCTGACGCGGGAAGAATTTATTCGCTGGCTGGGATTAGACAATTACTTTAATCAAAAAATATTACAGGCCGTGAGCGATCAATATTATCAACTCTCCAAAAAGGCCGGAGAAGATATTCTTTATTCGTTACATCAGCGTATTTGCCTGGTGCTGTGGCAGAAATACCAGCCAATGCAGGGCAGCATTCCGCTGAATAAGCAGCAATTAAGCGAGCAGTTTGCGGTGGCCCCGCGCAGCATTAACCGCATTTTATCGGAACTGCGGGAAGACAATATTATTGCGATTCACGGCGAGCAGATTCAGGTTCTCGACCCTCAGCGCCTGCGCCAGCACGCCGAACATTAAATAACAGCAGCCAATCCTGAGCCATGCCAAATGGCTCGTTTAACGCCAGGTAAATATCATGACCCAACTCCAGCCCCATATCCGGCTCAGCCGGGAGATGACGCACGCCCGCTATGCGCTCCTGCCGGGCGATCCGAAACGCGTTGAACACGTCGCACAGTTTCTGGACAACGTGGAAGATTTTGGCAGCAACCGGGAATATCGCGCCCTGCACGGCTGGTTTCACGGTGTGGAAGTCCTGGTGATGTCTACCGGCATGGGCGGGCCTTCTACCGCCATCGCCGTGGAAGAGCTGCGCCAGATTGGCGTCACCAACCTCATCCGCATCGGCAGCTGCGGGGCGATGCAAAACCATATTCGCCTCGGTGACCTGGTGATCGCCACCGCCGCCGTGCGGGACGACGGCACCAGCCAGATGTACATCGACAAAGGCTACCCGGCCTGTGCGGACATCGGCCTAGTGCACCATTTGACTCAGCAGGCGAAACGCCTGGGCTATGCCAGCCACTGCGGCTACGTGCGCAGCCACGACAGCTTCTACACCGAACGCGAAGGCGAGATTAACCAGTTCTGGTCCGGCAAGGGCATTCTCGCCGCGGATATGGAAACGGCGCCGCTGATGGTGGTCGGCGCATTACGCGGCCTGCGCATCGCCTCCGTGCTTAACGTCGTGGTTGAGCACAGCGGCAATCTGGAAGAAGGCATTAACAACTACCAGCAGCAGGAACAGTCCTGCCTGCAGGGTGAATCCCGCGAGATCTTACTCGCCCTCGAAGCGCTCTACCTTGACAGCCAGGAGCAGTAATCATGGATTTCTTCAGCATTAAGAATGTGATGGTCACCATTCCGCTCGGCGAAGGCGGCTACGCGCTCTCGTGGATCGAGGCCATCGGCACCGTCTTCGGCCTGCTCTGTATCTGGTTCGCCAGCAAAGAGAAAATCATCAACTACCTGTTCGGCCTGATTAACGTCACGCTGTTTGCGGCGATCTTCTTCCAGATCCAGCTTTACGCCAGCCTGCTGCTACAGGTGTTCTTCTTCGCCGCCAACCTGTACGGCTGGTACGCGTGGAGCCGCCAGAACGAGGCCAACGAGGCCGCGCTGAAAATCCGCTGGCTGTCGCGCAGCAAGGCCTTCACGCTGGCGGCGGTTTGCCTGATCGCCATCGCGCTGATGACCTTTTTCATCGACCCGGTCTTCGCCGTGCTGACCCGCATCGCGGTGGGCATTATGCAGAGCCTCGGCGTGGCGGTTGAGATGCCGCACCTCCAGCCGGATGCCTTCCCGCTCTGGGATTCCGCGATGCTTGTCCTGTCGATTGCCGCAATGGTGCTGATGACGCGTAAATACGTCGAGAACTGGTTGCTATGGGTGGTTATCGACGTGATTAGCGTGGTGATTTACGCCATCCAGGGCGTGTACGCCATGTCGCTGGAATACATCCTGCTGACGGCGATTGCAGTAATGGGCTCGGTGGCGTGGATCAAGAGCGCCCGAATGATTGGCTCCCGGCCACTCGCTTAAATCGTTTGATTCATTTTAAGGGCCGCTAAGCGGCCCTTTTTTATTCGGATATATCTTATTTATCAAGCCTGATGAAAATTAAAGGCTTTTAAAAAATCTCCCGATTTTAAGCGACCGCCAGCCACCGACTCAGCGCAATCATCTATGCTTTATTTAAGGCACAGCAGCGAGATAATTTTTAACGATCGTTAGTAGGTCTTTTTCACTCTCTCTTTTTACTGCCCTATCCGTTTCTATTTTCATTCAGGCCTTTCCCTTCAATCGTTCACGACCACAGGATAACCTCATGAAAATACTGTTTTTAAAAATCTTCACGCTGAATTTCAACCCACAATTTTACCTATCAGAGCAATCACACACGCCGCAAAACAGTTTGTTATAACCAGCTTACTGCCGCGCATAAGCCCGCAGCACAAAATTTTGCGACATCTGTTTCTTTGCACCTTCTAATAAAAGTACGGGGTTAAACGATGAATAAGTTAAAAACACTAAAACTGGCGCTGGGTATTACCGCCCTCACCTGCACCGGACTGGCACAGGCCGCCACGGTCGCCATGAACACCGTGGACGCCAACGGCACTTCCACCCCGGCGGGCACCATTGAGTACCACGCCACCCAGTACGGCGTGGTCTTTACGCCGAACCTGAAAGGCCTGCCGCCGGGTATCCACGGCTTCCACGTTCACACTAATCCGAACTGCGGCCCCGGCATGCAGGACGGCAAAATGGTGGCTGGCCTGGCGGCGGGCGGCCACTTAGATCCGGCCCACACCGGCAAGCATGAAGGCCCGTGGGGTAACGGCCACCTCGGCGACCTGCCTGCGCTGTACGTCGACAGCGACGGCACCGCAACCTATCCGGTGCTGGCTCCTCGCCTGCGCATGTCTGACCTCAAAGGCCACTCGCTGATGATCCACGCCGGCGGCGACAACCACTCTGACCACCCGGCAATGCTCGGCGGCGGCGGGGCGCGTATGGTGTGCGGAGTCACGTCATGAGCCAGCGCTTCTTCACGACTGCGTGCCTTGCGCTGATGATGGGCGGGCTTCCGGCCCTGGCGAACGCGGCAGAGACTTCTATTGACGTGCCCAAAGGCGAGCACCTGCAAACCGAGCTTTATGCCCGCGGGGTGCAAATCTACCGCTGCGCGGCGGCGGACGCCGAAGCGAAAACCGGGAGCTGGGTGTTCCAGGCCCCGGAAGCTGACCTATTCAGCGACAAGGGCCTGAAGCACCTCGTCGGCAAACACTTCGACGGCCCGCACTGGCAGGCCACGGACGGCAGCGTGGTGGCCGGCACGCTCAGCGGCACTCGCCCGTCGAAAGATACAGGCTCGATTCCGTGGCTACTGCTAACCGGCACTTCCGACGCGCAGCCGGGCCTGTTCGCCAACGTGAGCAGCATCCAGCGCGTGGACACGCGCGGCGGCGTAACCGGCCCCACGGTTTGCGACCCGGCGACCTTTGGCGCGACGCTGAAAGTGCCTTACACGGCGACCTACAAGTTCTACACGAAGTAGCAGCCTGCAAAGTCCTGGCCGGAAGGCCGGGACTTCTGTTTAATGGACGAGACTAATGAACCAGGGCAGGCATGTATGAAAATCCTCAAAAGCGGCATCCGCGACGTGATTGCCGGCGACGATGTCACCGTTGTGGAGCCGGTTAACCTCTACGAATGCACGCTGCAGGCCGGCGTATTCGTCGGGCCTTTCGTCGAGATCCAACGCCACTGCGTGATCGGCTCCGGCACCCGCATCCAGTCCCACTCGTTCCTGTGCGAAAACGTCACCACCGGCAAAAACTGCTTTATCGGCCACGGCGTCACCTTCGCCAACGACCTGTTCCGCAGCGGCAGGCCAGACCCCAACCCTGAGAGCTGGATAGCCATCACCCTCGGCAATAACGTCACCATAGGCAGCGGCAGCACCATTCTGACGGAGCATATTTGCAGCGGCGCGGTGATTGGCGCAGGCAGCGTGGTGACAAAGGATATTCTGGTGCCCGGGGTGTATGTCGGGAGCCCGGCGAGGCTGGTGCGGGGGTTTTAACGACCGCCATTAGCGGTAAAGCTGATAACCGGCATAATCGCGACGCCATCGGAATAGAACAAATCAGAGTTGGTAAACGAATAAACGCGACCGGTAAGTTTGACGTTAACATGG
This Klebsiella michiganensis DNA region includes the following protein-coding sequences:
- a CDS encoding MFS transporter produces the protein MSYKNMYRQVLLLVGAQAIFQTVSVLVMTIGGLAGGQLTPSPGLATAPIAAMFLGTALTTFPASLWMARVGRKTGFMTGAAAGIAGGVIAGLGIMSGSFLLLCAGTLLVGVYQSFAQFYRFAASEVANDTFRPKAISLVMTGGIVAALAGPLLARFGSDLMTPRYLGSFMILAGISFVAVLLLARLSVPASREAVANHAPARPWRAVISQPAYLTALFSAATGYGIMILAMTATPLAMSHHHHTLAQTSSVIQLHVLAMFLPSFITGKLIARFGSIRVMLTGVVLFGCDILLALTGTGFTSFASALIFVGLGWNFLYIGGTALLTTTFSAAEKGVAQAVNDMTIFVVGLSCSLSAGALLEWLGWEKLNELLLPWLALSAIVLVWQGRRRQSVADR
- a CDS encoding ArsR family transcriptional regulator, coding for MSQPDKFLYSHLGELARLLGNGARIEILEHLAGGELSVEMLSGLTGMSTASTSQHLQNLRKGNYVTSRRDGKHIIYRLADGPVRSVIASLRCFAEYHNEAIRSIAADYQNASERLEPVNRDELLSRLEAGAVTLLDVRPEDEFGDGHLPGALNIPLKELEARLAELPKDREIVAYCRGAHCILSVEAVEYLRRKGYRIRRFDAGYPEWVAAGLETEA
- a CDS encoding CarD family transcriptional regulator; translation: MKNESRPGDWLSVIERVTGDPVLYELLKYCPLDILRSWQLKHYPRGSLIFRQGEICDEFHLIVKGEIDVFTTADDGRKYSQARYKKGDILGELEIFERRQYICSVEAVSDAALLVLTREEFIRWLGLDNYFNQKILQAVSDQYYQLSKKAGEDILYSLHQRICLVLWQKYQPMQGSIPLNKQQLSEQFAVAPRSINRILSELREDNIIAIHGEQIQVLDPQRLRQHAEH
- a CDS encoding uridine phosphorylase — protein: MTQLQPHIRLSREMTHARYALLPGDPKRVEHVAQFLDNVEDFGSNREYRALHGWFHGVEVLVMSTGMGGPSTAIAVEELRQIGVTNLIRIGSCGAMQNHIRLGDLVIATAAVRDDGTSQMYIDKGYPACADIGLVHHLTQQAKRLGYASHCGYVRSHDSFYTEREGEINQFWSGKGILAADMETAPLMVVGALRGLRIASVLNVVVEHSGNLEEGINNYQQQEQSCLQGESREILLALEALYLDSQEQ
- a CDS encoding nicotinamide riboside transporter PnuC (involved in nicotinamide riboside transport) — protein: MDFFSIKNVMVTIPLGEGGYALSWIEAIGTVFGLLCIWFASKEKIINYLFGLINVTLFAAIFFQIQLYASLLLQVFFFAANLYGWYAWSRQNEANEAALKIRWLSRSKAFTLAAVCLIAIALMTFFIDPVFAVLTRIAVGIMQSLGVAVEMPHLQPDAFPLWDSAMLVLSIAAMVLMTRKYVENWLLWVVIDVISVVIYAIQGVYAMSLEYILLTAIAVMGSVAWIKSARMIGSRPLA
- a CDS encoding superoxide dismutase codes for the protein MNKLKTLKLALGITALTCTGLAQAATVAMNTVDANGTSTPAGTIEYHATQYGVVFTPNLKGLPPGIHGFHVHTNPNCGPGMQDGKMVAGLAAGGHLDPAHTGKHEGPWGNGHLGDLPALYVDSDGTATYPVLAPRLRMSDLKGHSLMIHAGGDNHSDHPAMLGGGGARMVCGVTS
- a CDS encoding UDP-3-O-(3-hydroxymyristoyl) glucosamine N-acyltransferase, translated to MKILKSGIRDVIAGDDVTVVEPVNLYECTLQAGVFVGPFVEIQRHCVIGSGTRIQSHSFLCENVTTGKNCFIGHGVTFANDLFRSGRPDPNPESWIAITLGNNVTIGSGSTILTEHICSGAVIGAGSVVTKDILVPGVYVGSPARLVRGF